From Pseudarthrobacter equi, a single genomic window includes:
- a CDS encoding ABC transporter ATP-binding protein, with translation MSVRGPQQVLELARVSRSFGEGATAVAALRDVDLTIAAGEFVAVMGPSGSGKSSLLALAGGLDRPTSGGVFVESTPLAGLGLNELARLRRRAVGYVFQDFNLVPTLTAAENVALPLELDGTAARKAGRQALDALRQVGIPELADRFMDQMSGGQQQRVAIARAIVGQRRLILADEPTGALDSTTGHGVMEVLRSRADAGSAVMLVTHEARHAAWADRVVFLRDGRIVDQAAAMHDPTFLLTQAGL, from the coding sequence GTGAGCGTCCGCGGGCCGCAGCAGGTCCTTGAACTGGCCAGGGTGAGCAGGAGTTTCGGGGAAGGCGCGACGGCGGTCGCCGCGTTAAGGGACGTGGACCTCACCATCGCAGCGGGCGAGTTCGTCGCCGTCATGGGCCCTTCCGGCTCGGGAAAATCCTCACTGCTGGCGCTGGCCGGCGGACTGGACCGGCCGACGTCGGGCGGTGTCTTCGTGGAGTCGACGCCGCTTGCCGGACTCGGCCTCAACGAGCTTGCCAGGCTGCGCCGGCGTGCGGTGGGCTACGTGTTCCAGGACTTCAACCTGGTTCCCACACTGACCGCGGCCGAGAACGTGGCTCTTCCGCTGGAACTGGACGGGACAGCAGCCAGGAAAGCGGGCCGGCAGGCGCTGGACGCCCTCCGCCAGGTGGGCATCCCGGAACTCGCGGACCGCTTCATGGACCAGATGTCCGGCGGCCAGCAGCAGCGCGTCGCCATTGCGCGGGCCATCGTGGGCCAGCGGCGGCTGATCCTGGCTGACGAACCCACCGGTGCGCTGGACTCCACCACCGGCCATGGCGTCATGGAGGTCCTCCGCTCCCGCGCGGACGCCGGTTCCGCCGTCATGCTCGTCACCCATGAAGCGCGGCACGCAGCCTGGGCGGACCGGGTGGTTTTCCTGCGCGACGGCCGGATTGTGGACCAGGCGGCGGCCATGCACGATCCCACGTTCCTCTTGACGCAGGCCGGCCTCTGA
- a CDS encoding ExeM/NucH family extracellular endonuclease, with translation MHQTPWKLALGTALSAGLIAAPLTALPAVADSTAAEVSAAAGTSPVVINEAYLSGGSSGAAYKNKFVELYNTSDAPVSLDGWSVQYRAAGGTGAPSGVSALSGSIPAKGYYLVQGGSNGANGADLPKPDLVAGGLNPSGSSGTIVLANQPSAVVLPTGSAVESAGVADLLGYGTSNTFETQAAAAPAGNTDVRSLNRTGGTDSNNNAADFSLSSTITPVSSGGTAPDPEPTPDPTPDPVAKTIAEIQGTGTASPLAGTTVTTRGKVTAAFPTGGLNGYYIQTPGTGGDLAGTNHAASDGIFVYSPATVGSVKAGDYVQVTGAVAEYYGMTQVNVTAATGLTQLTEAAPEVKPTIFTLPATEAIRESLEGMLLAPEGPLTVTDNYSLNQYGEIGLAGGTTPLVQPTAVAPYGSAEYNAAVADNAARGIKLDDGSSTNFLKDATTKAEVLPYLTTTDPVRVGSPATFNTNVVLGYANDSWKLQPLTHLTEANKATVQPVSFGATRTEAPAAVGGNVKIASFNVLNYFPTTGDTLSGCTYYGDRAGNPITVRGGCDARGAANAENFQRQQDKIVAAITKTGADVVTLMEIENSAQFGKDRDDALAKLVESLNIPTPGIWDYVRSPANAPPLADEDMIRTAFIYKKAVAEPVGESIIHNDTTAFASARKPLAQVFKPVGGGAGTEFIAIANHFKSKGSAATPDDTDKGQGNSNLARTAQAKSLLDFATSLQQSKGTDKVFLIGDFNSYGKEDPINVLTAAGYVNQDDKAKNADGSAKHSYLFGGLVGSLDHILASPAANGVVTGADIWNINSVESVALEYSRYNNNVTNYYAPDQFRASDHDPVVVGMDLKSAPASVDLNFLGINDFHGRIDANTVQFAGTIEKLRAAAAPGATAFLSAGDNIGASLFASAVAKDQPTIDVLNALELKASAVGNHEFDGGWPDLRDRVIADGSNAKFPYLGANVYRKGTTEPVLPEYTVLDMNGIKVAVIGTVTQEVPSLVTPAGIADLEFGDPVEAINRAAAKIKAGNLADVIIVENHDGAGSGVVEGSTLEQEVAAGGPFAKLVTETSADVDAIFTGHTHKEYAWDAPVPGVQGKTRPIVQTGNYGENVGQIQLTVDTASKEVTGYKAGNVKRTTDPAADLIAAYPRVAAVDGIVQRALAAAAEVGNQPVGSVTKDITTAFSTDATGTAKRDDRGSESTLGNLVADSLLDSLKPAELGGAEIGVVNPGGLRNELYYAPDGTITYAEANAVLPFVNNLWTTSLTGAQFKTLLEQQWQTNADGTVPSRAYLQLGLSKNVNYTYDAARAAGDRITSVRVNGEVLDPAKSYRVGTFSFLATGGDNFRVFTQGANTRDSGLVDRDAWIGYLQKSSPVSPDFARRSVAVTNTTAATVKPGETVNLAVSKLDLTSLGSPVNTALTGVFTDSAGKATQVGTVPVSAGSAAVSLVVPSGAAAGTATLVLTAAESGTKVTVAVQVAATTPLPPACTAPTKPAKWYDVLGWIRYGIAWLQYQQCLRG, from the coding sequence ATGCATCAAACACCTTGGAAATTAGCGCTGGGCACAGCGTTGTCGGCGGGGCTCATCGCAGCCCCGTTGACGGCCCTGCCTGCGGTAGCGGACAGCACGGCCGCGGAGGTCTCAGCCGCGGCAGGCACATCGCCCGTTGTCATCAACGAGGCCTACCTGAGCGGCGGCAGCAGCGGCGCCGCCTACAAGAACAAGTTCGTGGAGCTTTACAACACCTCGGATGCCCCGGTGTCACTGGACGGCTGGTCGGTCCAGTACCGCGCCGCCGGCGGGACGGGTGCGCCTTCCGGAGTTTCGGCGCTGTCCGGTTCCATTCCGGCCAAGGGGTACTACTTGGTACAGGGCGGGAGTAACGGTGCAAACGGCGCTGACCTCCCCAAGCCCGACCTGGTAGCCGGGGGCCTGAACCCGAGCGGCTCTTCGGGGACCATCGTGCTCGCCAACCAGCCCTCCGCCGTCGTACTTCCCACCGGTTCCGCGGTGGAATCCGCCGGCGTGGCCGACCTCCTGGGCTACGGAACGTCCAACACGTTCGAAACCCAGGCCGCGGCGGCCCCCGCAGGCAACACGGACGTGCGGAGCCTCAACCGGACCGGCGGGACGGACAGCAACAACAACGCCGCCGACTTCAGCCTCAGCTCCACCATCACGCCGGTATCCTCCGGCGGAACCGCCCCGGACCCCGAGCCGACTCCTGACCCCACCCCGGATCCTGTGGCCAAGACCATCGCCGAGATCCAGGGCACCGGCACCGCCAGCCCGCTGGCCGGCACCACCGTGACCACCCGGGGCAAGGTCACGGCGGCGTTCCCCACCGGCGGCCTCAACGGCTACTACATCCAGACCCCGGGCACCGGCGGTGACCTGGCGGGCACCAACCACGCCGCCTCCGACGGTATCTTCGTCTACTCGCCGGCCACCGTTGGATCGGTCAAGGCCGGCGACTACGTCCAGGTGACCGGTGCCGTCGCCGAGTACTACGGCATGACCCAGGTCAACGTCACCGCAGCAACCGGGCTCACCCAGCTCACGGAGGCGGCCCCCGAGGTCAAGCCCACCATTTTCACGCTGCCTGCCACGGAGGCCATCCGCGAGTCGCTGGAAGGCATGCTCCTGGCTCCGGAAGGGCCGCTGACGGTAACGGACAACTACAGCCTGAACCAGTACGGCGAGATCGGACTGGCCGGCGGCACTACCCCGCTGGTGCAGCCCACCGCCGTCGCGCCATACGGCTCGGCGGAGTACAACGCCGCTGTTGCTGACAATGCCGCCCGCGGCATCAAGCTCGACGACGGCTCCAGCACCAACTTCCTCAAGGACGCCACCACCAAGGCCGAGGTGCTGCCGTACCTCACCACCACGGACCCGGTCCGCGTCGGCTCTCCCGCCACGTTCAACACCAACGTGGTGCTCGGGTACGCCAACGATTCCTGGAAGCTGCAGCCGCTGACCCACCTGACCGAAGCCAACAAGGCAACGGTCCAGCCCGTCAGCTTCGGCGCCACCCGCACCGAAGCTCCCGCAGCAGTGGGAGGCAACGTCAAGATCGCCTCGTTCAACGTGCTGAACTACTTCCCCACCACCGGCGACACCCTGTCCGGCTGCACCTACTACGGGGACCGCGCCGGCAACCCGATCACCGTCCGCGGTGGCTGCGACGCCCGCGGTGCCGCCAACGCGGAGAACTTCCAGCGGCAGCAGGACAAGATCGTCGCCGCCATCACGAAGACCGGCGCCGACGTGGTCACCCTCATGGAGATCGAAAACTCCGCGCAGTTCGGCAAGGACCGGGATGACGCCCTCGCCAAGCTGGTGGAGTCACTGAACATCCCCACGCCCGGCATCTGGGACTATGTCCGCTCACCCGCGAACGCACCCCCGCTGGCCGACGAGGACATGATCCGCACCGCATTCATTTACAAGAAGGCCGTTGCAGAACCCGTGGGTGAATCCATCATCCACAACGACACCACCGCCTTCGCCAGCGCCCGCAAGCCGCTGGCCCAGGTGTTCAAGCCCGTGGGCGGCGGCGCAGGCACCGAATTCATCGCCATCGCCAACCACTTCAAGTCCAAAGGTTCCGCCGCAACACCTGACGACACCGACAAGGGCCAGGGCAACTCCAACCTCGCCCGCACCGCCCAGGCCAAGTCCCTGCTGGACTTCGCCACCTCGCTGCAGCAGTCGAAGGGCACCGACAAGGTCTTCCTGATCGGTGACTTCAACTCCTACGGCAAGGAAGACCCCATCAACGTCCTGACGGCCGCCGGCTACGTCAACCAGGACGACAAGGCAAAGAACGCCGACGGTTCCGCCAAGCACTCGTACCTCTTCGGCGGCCTGGTGGGGTCCCTGGACCACATCCTGGCCTCCCCTGCAGCCAACGGCGTGGTGACCGGCGCGGACATCTGGAACATCAACTCCGTTGAATCAGTGGCCCTGGAATACAGCCGCTACAACAACAACGTCACCAACTACTACGCACCGGACCAGTTCCGCGCCAGCGACCACGACCCCGTGGTGGTGGGCATGGACCTGAAGTCCGCACCCGCCAGCGTTGACCTGAACTTCCTGGGCATCAACGATTTCCACGGCCGGATCGACGCCAACACCGTCCAGTTCGCCGGAACCATCGAGAAGCTGCGGGCGGCTGCCGCCCCCGGGGCAACGGCGTTCCTCTCCGCCGGCGACAACATCGGCGCGTCCCTGTTTGCCTCCGCCGTGGCCAAGGACCAGCCCACCATCGATGTGCTGAACGCCCTTGAACTGAAGGCCTCGGCAGTGGGCAACCACGAGTTCGACGGCGGCTGGCCGGACCTGCGCGACCGCGTCATCGCGGACGGCAGCAACGCCAAGTTCCCGTACCTCGGAGCGAACGTGTACCGGAAGGGCACCACGGAGCCGGTCCTGCCGGAGTACACGGTGCTGGATATGAACGGCATCAAGGTGGCCGTCATCGGCACCGTCACCCAGGAGGTCCCCTCCCTGGTGACACCCGCCGGGATCGCCGACCTCGAGTTCGGTGACCCGGTGGAGGCCATCAACCGGGCCGCTGCGAAGATCAAGGCAGGCAACCTCGCCGACGTCATCATCGTGGAAAACCACGACGGCGCCGGGTCCGGTGTGGTGGAAGGGTCCACGCTCGAGCAGGAAGTGGCAGCCGGCGGCCCGTTCGCGAAGCTGGTCACCGAAACCTCCGCAGACGTTGACGCCATCTTCACCGGCCACACGCACAAGGAATATGCCTGGGACGCCCCCGTCCCCGGCGTGCAGGGCAAGACCCGCCCCATCGTGCAGACCGGCAACTACGGCGAGAACGTGGGCCAGATCCAGCTGACGGTGGATACCGCCAGCAAGGAAGTCACCGGTTACAAGGCCGGCAACGTCAAGCGGACCACTGACCCGGCGGCAGACCTGATCGCGGCCTACCCGCGCGTGGCTGCGGTGGACGGCATCGTGCAGAGGGCCCTGGCAGCCGCAGCCGAGGTGGGCAACCAGCCCGTCGGCTCGGTCACGAAGGACATCACCACCGCCTTCAGCACCGACGCCACCGGCACGGCGAAGCGCGACGACCGCGGCAGCGAGTCAACCCTGGGCAACCTGGTGGCCGACTCACTGCTCGATTCGCTGAAGCCGGCCGAACTGGGCGGGGCCGAGATCGGCGTCGTGAACCCCGGCGGCCTCCGCAACGAGCTGTACTACGCTCCGGACGGAACCATCACCTACGCCGAGGCGAACGCCGTGCTGCCGTTCGTGAACAACCTCTGGACCACGTCCCTGACCGGAGCGCAGTTCAAGACCCTGCTGGAGCAGCAGTGGCAGACCAACGCCGACGGCACGGTCCCCAGCCGCGCCTACCTGCAGCTGGGCCTGTCCAAGAACGTGAACTACACCTACGACGCCGCCCGCGCCGCCGGTGACAGGATCACGTCGGTCCGGGTCAACGGTGAAGTGCTGGATCCTGCCAAGTCCTACCGGGTGGGCACGTTCAGCTTCCTGGCAACCGGCGGCGACAACTTCCGGGTCTTCACCCAGGGAGCCAATACACGGGACTCCGGACTCGTGGACCGGGACGCGTGGATCGGCTACCTGCAGAAGAGCAGCCCGGTGTCCCCGGACTTTGCCCGGCGTTCCGTGGCCGTCACCAACACCACGGCGGCGACGGTCAAGCCCGGCGAAACGGTCAACCTGGCGGTCTCCAAGCTGGACCTGACCTCGCTGGGCAGCCCGGTGAACACTGCCCTGACCGGCGTTTTCACCGATTCGGCCGGCAAGGCCACCCAGGTGGGAACGGTTCCGGTATCGGCAGGGTCCGCCGCTGTCAGCCTTGTCGTTCCGTCAGGTGCCGCCGCCGGCACGGCAACGCTGGTGCTCACCGCGGCGGAGTCCGGAACAAAGGTGACCGTAGCGGTTCAGGTGGCAGCCACCACGCCGCTGCCGCCCGCGTGCACGGCACCCACCAAGCCGGCCAAGTGGTACGACGTCCTGGGATGGATCCGTTACGGCATTGCCTGGCTCCAGTACCAGCAGTGCCTGCGCGGCTGA
- a CDS encoding NAD(P)H-quinone oxidoreductase has product MKAVYISEPGGPEVLEVREVEAPVPGPGEVLIDVVAAGLNRADVQQRRGFYPPPPGASEIPGLEVSGRIAGFGTGVTKPFSLGDKVVALLAGGGYAQQVAVPAEQVLRLPDGVDLVTAASLPEVAATVYSNLVMTAQLQAGETVLIHGATGGIGTMAIQLAKAYGAKVATTAGTDEKVSTAKAFLGADIAINYAEEDFPESLRRQNGGKGADVILDVVGAKYLKQNVEALAEYGRLVVIGLQGGTKGELDLGELLRKRAAVVATALRPRPVAEKGAILNEVRDHVWPMVADGRIQPLVAKTFPLDQVIAAHEYFDSGDHVGKVLLVM; this is encoded by the coding sequence ATGAAAGCCGTCTACATTTCGGAACCGGGAGGACCGGAAGTACTCGAGGTACGCGAGGTCGAGGCCCCGGTGCCCGGCCCCGGCGAGGTGCTGATCGATGTCGTGGCCGCCGGCCTGAACCGTGCTGACGTGCAGCAGCGCCGCGGGTTCTACCCGCCGCCGCCCGGCGCATCGGAGATCCCCGGACTGGAAGTTTCCGGCCGCATCGCAGGGTTTGGTACGGGTGTGACCAAGCCGTTCTCCCTGGGCGACAAAGTGGTGGCGCTGCTCGCCGGCGGCGGCTACGCGCAGCAGGTTGCCGTCCCCGCGGAGCAGGTCCTGCGGCTGCCCGACGGCGTTGACCTGGTCACGGCAGCATCCCTCCCGGAGGTGGCTGCCACGGTGTACTCGAACCTGGTCATGACGGCCCAGCTGCAGGCCGGGGAAACCGTCCTCATCCATGGCGCCACCGGCGGGATCGGCACCATGGCCATCCAGCTGGCCAAGGCCTACGGCGCAAAGGTGGCCACCACGGCCGGCACCGATGAGAAGGTCAGCACCGCCAAGGCCTTCCTGGGTGCGGACATTGCCATCAACTACGCGGAAGAGGACTTCCCGGAAAGCCTCCGCCGGCAGAACGGCGGCAAGGGTGCCGATGTGATCCTCGATGTGGTGGGCGCCAAGTACCTGAAGCAAAACGTCGAGGCGCTCGCCGAATACGGGCGCCTGGTGGTCATTGGCCTGCAGGGCGGCACCAAGGGTGAACTGGACCTTGGTGAACTGCTCAGGAAGCGGGCCGCGGTGGTGGCCACGGCCCTTCGCCCCAGGCCGGTAGCCGAGAAGGGCGCCATCCTGAACGAGGTCAGGGACCACGTCTGGCCGATGGTGGCGGACGGCAGGATCCAGCCCCTGGTGGCCAAGACGTTCCCGCTGGACCAGGTCATCGCAGCGCACGAATACTTCGACAGCGGCGACCATGTAGGCAAGGTCCTGTTGGTGATGTGA
- a CDS encoding YbdD/YjiX family protein: MSAPMAVLSTGFRGFARYLSGVLGADAYAKYLEHHRASGHSGPPLTEREFWRDRTDRQDANPQGRCC, translated from the coding sequence ATGAGCGCGCCAATGGCAGTTCTGTCCACCGGGTTCCGTGGTTTCGCACGGTACCTCAGCGGGGTGCTCGGCGCGGATGCGTACGCCAAGTACCTGGAACACCACCGGGCTTCGGGGCACAGCGGACCGCCGCTGACGGAGCGGGAGTTCTGGCGCGACAGGACCGACCGGCAGGACGCCAACCCGCAGGGCCGCTGCTGCTGA
- a CDS encoding VOC family protein, which translates to MPSPISTPGAPCWIDLVTSDIAAARSFYGELFGWEFETGDQEKYGGYTTARKNGKTVAGIMQKDAGMAAMPDVWSTYLRTEDAAATAEAVGSHGGQVYMPPMDVPEQGFMAIFGDASGASIGVWQPREMKGYELVAEPGSAAWHELHAKDYDAAVRFYQEVFGWDTEVMSDSPEFRYTTLGSGMTAQAGILDASGYLPADVPSHWQVYFAVADTDASIAQATAMGATVLDGPEDSDFGRVAMLADPTGATFKIIASQAPQGG; encoded by the coding sequence ATGCCGAGCCCCATATCCACCCCCGGCGCCCCTTGCTGGATCGACCTCGTGACCTCCGATATTGCCGCCGCCCGCTCGTTCTATGGAGAGCTCTTCGGATGGGAATTCGAAACGGGCGACCAGGAGAAGTACGGCGGCTACACCACCGCCAGGAAGAACGGCAAGACAGTTGCCGGGATCATGCAGAAGGATGCCGGCATGGCGGCCATGCCGGACGTCTGGTCCACCTACCTGCGGACCGAGGACGCCGCGGCCACCGCCGAAGCCGTCGGCAGCCACGGCGGCCAGGTCTACATGCCTCCCATGGATGTTCCGGAGCAGGGCTTCATGGCAATCTTCGGGGATGCGTCCGGCGCCTCCATCGGCGTCTGGCAGCCCCGGGAGATGAAGGGCTACGAGCTGGTGGCCGAGCCCGGTTCCGCCGCGTGGCATGAATTGCACGCCAAGGACTACGACGCCGCCGTGAGGTTCTACCAGGAGGTCTTCGGCTGGGACACCGAAGTCATGAGTGACTCGCCCGAATTCCGCTACACCACCCTGGGATCGGGCATGACCGCCCAGGCCGGGATCCTGGACGCTTCCGGATACCTGCCGGCCGACGTGCCCTCGCACTGGCAGGTCTACTTCGCCGTGGCGGACACGGACGCCAGCATCGCCCAGGCCACCGCAATGGGCGCCACCGTCCTGGACGGCCCGGAGGACAGCGACTTCGGCCGGGTAGCCATGCTCGCCGACCCCACCGGCGCCACCTTCAAAATCATCGCCAGCCAGGCACCGCAGGGCGGCTAG
- a CDS encoding PadR family transcriptional regulator, with protein sequence MSIRHSLLALLQDQPRYGYQLRVEFENRTGATWPLNIGQVYTTLDRLERDGLVAREGDDGGGHVVYSITAEGAAEVHGWFAAPVERNNPPRNELAIKLALAVTLPGVDVQAIIQAQRVASIRALQDYTKARRDTAANQRTADTAWLLVLDSLIFQTEAEVRWLDLCEARMVQQAQSASQGAARKTSNGVTEDAAPLTADNRR encoded by the coding sequence ATGTCCATACGCCACAGCCTCCTCGCCCTGCTGCAGGACCAGCCGCGCTACGGCTACCAGCTGCGGGTCGAGTTCGAAAACCGCACGGGAGCCACCTGGCCCCTGAACATCGGGCAGGTCTACACCACCCTGGACAGGCTGGAGCGCGACGGCCTGGTGGCCAGGGAAGGTGACGACGGCGGCGGCCATGTGGTCTACAGCATCACCGCCGAGGGCGCCGCGGAAGTGCACGGCTGGTTTGCCGCCCCCGTGGAGCGGAACAACCCGCCCAGGAATGAACTCGCCATCAAGCTGGCGCTCGCCGTCACCCTTCCCGGCGTGGATGTCCAGGCCATCATCCAGGCCCAGCGGGTGGCATCCATCCGGGCACTGCAGGACTACACCAAGGCCCGCCGCGACACCGCCGCCAACCAGCGCACCGCAGACACCGCCTGGCTGCTGGTGCTCGATTCGCTGATCTTCCAGACTGAGGCCGAGGTCCGCTGGCTGGATCTCTGTGAAGCCAGGATGGTCCAGCAGGCACAATCGGCCAGCCAGGGTGCCGCACGCAAAACGTCCAACGGGGTCACGGAAGACGCCGCCCCGCTCACCGCGGACAACCGGCGGTGA
- a CDS encoding carbon starvation CstA family protein, with the protein MATAPENRSGSSGRKGAVDTDPALPPTAVDEAVRESEDNKWTPGKIALWAAISLLGGVAWFMLAIVRGETVNAIWFVFASVCTYLIGYRFYSKVIERFITKPDDRRATPAEYKADGKDYVRTDRNVLFGHHFAAIAGAGPLVGPVIAAQMGYLPGTIWIIVGVVLAGAVQDYLVMFFSMRRGGRSLGQMAREELGVIGGTAALVATLLIMVIIVAILALVVVNALGESPWGVFSVGMTIPIALFMGVYLRYLRPGKVMEVSIIGFVLLMAAIIGGGMVAGTAWGVDVFTLDKVTIAWGLIVYGFIAAILPVWLLLAPRDYLSTFMKIGVIVMLALAIIVVRPEINVPAFSEFASRENGPVFPGALFPFLFVTIACGALSGFHALISSGTTPKLIEKERQTRFIGYGGMLMESFVAIMALVAAISIDRGLYFAMNAPAALTGGSVETAATWVNSLGLAGVNITPELLTETARNVGEHSIVSRTGGAPTLAVGLAHIMQQFIGGTAMMSFWYHFAIMFEALFILTAVDAGTRVARFMLQDSIGNFVPKFKEASWRPGAWLCTAIMVGAWGAVLLMGVTDPLGGINTLFPLFGIANQLLAAIALSVCLAIVAKRGTFKYLWIVALPLAFAAVVTITASYQKIFSPTPAVGYFANNAAFSKALADGKTEFGTAKTVAAMEAVVRNTAIQGWLSVIFVVLSIIVIATAVLATVKAFQNRGTGAEKDNEDPALPSRVFAPAGLIPTAAERELLAEWEKVPANLRFERAGHH; encoded by the coding sequence ATGGCCACAGCGCCAGAGAACAGGTCCGGTTCATCGGGGCGGAAGGGCGCGGTGGATACCGACCCGGCGCTCCCACCCACAGCAGTGGACGAGGCCGTCCGCGAATCCGAAGACAACAAATGGACCCCGGGAAAGATCGCGCTCTGGGCTGCGATCTCCCTGCTGGGCGGCGTGGCATGGTTCATGCTCGCCATCGTCCGGGGCGAAACCGTCAATGCCATCTGGTTCGTTTTCGCCTCAGTGTGCACCTACCTGATCGGGTACCGGTTCTACTCCAAGGTCATCGAACGGTTCATCACCAAGCCAGATGACCGGCGGGCAACCCCCGCCGAGTACAAGGCCGACGGCAAGGACTACGTCCGGACGGACCGGAACGTCCTGTTCGGCCACCATTTCGCAGCCATTGCCGGCGCCGGCCCCCTCGTGGGCCCGGTCATCGCGGCGCAGATGGGCTACCTGCCCGGCACCATCTGGATCATCGTCGGCGTGGTCCTGGCCGGTGCCGTGCAGGACTACCTGGTGATGTTCTTCTCCATGCGCCGCGGCGGGCGTTCGCTGGGCCAGATGGCCCGCGAGGAACTTGGCGTCATCGGCGGTACCGCCGCCCTGGTTGCCACCCTGCTGATCATGGTGATCATTGTCGCCATCCTGGCGCTCGTCGTCGTCAATGCCCTGGGCGAAAGCCCGTGGGGCGTCTTCTCCGTCGGCATGACCATCCCCATCGCGCTCTTCATGGGCGTCTACCTGCGCTACCTCCGGCCGGGCAAGGTCATGGAAGTTTCCATCATCGGGTTCGTCCTGCTCATGGCCGCCATCATCGGCGGCGGAATGGTTGCCGGCACCGCCTGGGGCGTGGACGTCTTCACCCTGGACAAGGTGACCATCGCGTGGGGCCTCATCGTTTACGGCTTCATCGCCGCCATCCTTCCCGTCTGGCTGCTGCTGGCACCCCGTGACTACCTGTCCACGTTCATGAAGATCGGCGTGATCGTCATGCTCGCGCTGGCCATCATCGTGGTCCGGCCGGAGATCAACGTCCCGGCCTTCAGCGAATTCGCCAGCCGGGAGAACGGCCCCGTGTTCCCGGGCGCGCTGTTCCCGTTCCTGTTCGTCACCATCGCCTGCGGTGCGCTGTCCGGATTCCATGCCCTGATTTCCTCCGGTACCACTCCCAAGCTGATTGAGAAGGAGCGGCAGACCCGGTTCATCGGTTACGGCGGCATGCTCATGGAATCCTTCGTCGCCATCATGGCGCTGGTGGCGGCCATCTCGATCGACCGCGGCCTCTACTTCGCCATGAACGCTCCGGCCGCGCTGACCGGCGGAAGCGTGGAAACGGCCGCCACCTGGGTCAACAGCCTGGGCCTGGCCGGCGTCAACATCACCCCCGAGCTGCTCACTGAGACGGCGCGGAACGTGGGCGAGCACAGCATCGTCTCCCGCACCGGCGGTGCCCCCACCCTTGCCGTCGGCCTGGCCCACATCATGCAGCAGTTCATCGGCGGTACGGCCATGATGTCCTTCTGGTACCACTTCGCCATCATGTTCGAAGCCCTGTTCATCCTTACCGCTGTGGACGCCGGCACCCGCGTGGCCCGGTTCATGCTGCAGGACTCGATCGGCAACTTCGTCCCCAAGTTCAAGGAAGCCTCCTGGCGTCCGGGTGCCTGGCTCTGCACGGCCATCATGGTGGGTGCGTGGGGTGCGGTCCTGCTGATGGGCGTCACCGATCCGCTGGGCGGCATCAACACCCTGTTCCCGCTGTTCGGCATCGCCAACCAGCTGCTGGCCGCCATCGCCCTCTCCGTCTGCCTGGCCATCGTGGCCAAGCGCGGCACCTTCAAGTACCTGTGGATCGTCGCCCTGCCGCTGGCTTTCGCGGCGGTGGTTACCATCACGGCCAGCTACCAGAAGATCTTCTCGCCCACACCCGCTGTGGGGTACTTCGCCAACAACGCTGCATTCAGCAAGGCCCTGGCTGACGGCAAGACGGAATTCGGCACCGCCAAGACCGTTGCCGCCATGGAAGCCGTGGTCCGCAACACCGCCATCCAGGGCTGGCTGTCAGTGATCTTCGTGGTGCTGAGCATCATCGTGATCGCGACGGCAGTGCTCGCCACCGTGAAGGCGTTCCAGAACCGGGGTACGGGCGCTGAGAAGGACAACGAGGACCCGGCCCTGCCGTCCCGCGTGTTCGCACCTGCGGGACTCATCCCCACAGCTGCCGAGCGCGAATTGCTGGCCGAGTGGGAGAAGGTCCCGGCCAACCTGAGGTTCGAACGGGCAGGCCACCACTGA
- a CDS encoding bacterial proteasome activator family protein: MSDPKDTPSAEDLPVEGTTLDDNEPAVPAEAGAPAGSRDGRKPKGSNLQDLVDEPAKVMRIGTMIRQLLEEVKSAPLDDAARERLAEIHARSIKELEDGLAPELVEELDRISLPFSDENTPSDAELRIAQAQLVGWLEGLFHGIQTAIAAQHAAREHAAAQMQLRQLPPGTVIAPGVVIGENGEPERAPAGAARPGAPANAGKRDDPDHGPGQYL, translated from the coding sequence ATGAGCGATCCGAAAGACACCCCGTCAGCTGAGGACCTCCCCGTCGAAGGAACCACCCTTGACGACAACGAACCCGCAGTGCCGGCGGAAGCCGGAGCACCGGCCGGTTCGCGGGACGGCCGCAAGCCCAAGGGCAGCAACCTGCAGGACCTGGTGGACGAGCCGGCCAAGGTGATGCGGATCGGCACCATGATCCGCCAGCTCCTGGAAGAAGTGAAGTCCGCCCCGCTGGACGACGCCGCCCGGGAACGGCTGGCCGAGATCCACGCACGCTCCATCAAGGAGCTCGAGGACGGCCTGGCACCCGAGCTCGTGGAGGAACTGGACCGCATCAGCCTCCCCTTCTCCGATGAAAACACCCCTTCCGATGCCGAGCTCCGGATTGCTCAAGCACAGCTGGTGGGCTGGCTTGAAGGGCTGTTCCATGGAATCCAGACGGCCATCGCGGCCCAGCACGCTGCCCGGGAGCACGCTGCGGCACAGATGCAGCTGCGCCAACTTCCACCGGGAACCGTGATCGCCCCGGGTGTGGTGATCGGGGAAAACGGTGAACCGGAGCGTGCTCCCGCGGGGGCGGCCCGGCCGGGTGCGCCGGCCAATGCCGGCAAGCGCGATGATCCGGACCACGGTCCCGGACAGTACCTGTAG